From a region of the Arachis ipaensis cultivar K30076 chromosome B09, Araip1.1, whole genome shotgun sequence genome:
- the LOC107617875 gene encoding ATP sulfurylase 1, chloroplastic produces MASMATFFVKTTFPSHSLTKSFETRFAPPSKVNVFVGVRSRIHPGLRVSSGLIEPDGGKLVELVVDHSARDLKKGEAFQLPRVKLSRIDIEWVHVLSEGWASPLRGFMRENEFLQTLHFNSLRLDDGSAVNMSVPIVLAIDDEQKQRIGDSKRVALFDSSGNPVAILNDIEIYKHPKEERIARTWGTTAPGLPYVEQTITNAGNWLIGGDLEVIEPIKYNDGLDHFRLSPSELRNEFAKRNADAVFAFQLRNPVHNGHALLMTDTRKRLLDMGYKNPILLLHPLGGYTKADDVPLEWRMKQHEKVLEDGVLDPETTVVSIFPSPMHYAGPTEVQWHAKARINAGANFYIVGRDPAGMSHPVEKRDLYDADHGKKVLSMAPGLERLNILPFRVAAYDKTQGRMAFFDPSRPQDFLFISGTKMRTLARNKESPPDGFMCPGGWKVLVDYYDSLVLSGNGTMPEAVPA; encoded by the exons ATGGCGTCCATGGCTACCTTCTTCGTGAAAACCACCTTCCCCTCTCATTCTCTGACCAAATCGTTTGAGACCCGTTTTGCGCCACCCTCGAAAGTCAACGTCTTTGTCGGAGTCAGGTCGAGAATCCATCCGGGGCTCCGAGTTTCGAGCGGGTTGATCGAACCCGACGGAGGGAAGCTTGTGGAGCTGGTGGTGGATCATTCGGCGAGGGATTTGAAGAAAGGAGAGGCCTTTCAGCTCCCGAGGGTGAAGCTCTCAAGAATCGACATCGAATGGGTCCACGTGCTCAGCGAAGGTTGGGCGAGCCCACTTCGAGGGTTCATGAGAGAGAACGAGTTCCTCCAAACGCTTCATTTTAACTCGCTCCGACTCGATGACGGGTCGGCGGTGAACATGTCCGTGCCGATCGTGCTTGCCATTGATGATGAGCAGAAGCAACGAATCGGGGATTCAAAAAGAGTCGCGCTTTTTGATTCCAGTGGCAACCCTGTCGCCATTCTCAATGA TATTGAAATTTATAAGCACCCTAAAGAAGAGAGGATTGCGCGAACTTGGGGAACCACTGCCCCTGGCTTACCTTATGTTGAACAAACTATTACCAATGCTGGAAATTGGCTGATTGGTGGTGACCTTGAGGTTATAGAACCTATCAAGTACAATGACGGGCTTGATCATTTTCGCCTGTCCCCTTCTGAACTGCGCAACGAGTTTGCAAAGCGCAATGCAGACGCCGTGTTTGCATTCCAACTCCGGAATCCTGTCCACAATGGACATGCTCTGCTGATGACCGATACCCGAAAGCGGCTTCTTGATATGGGATACAAGAATCCTATTCTCTTGCTTCATCCATTGGGAGGTTACACCAAAGCAGATGATGTTCCACTTGAATGGCGAATGAAACAACATGAGAAG GTGCTTGAGGATGGTGTTCTAGATCCAGAGACAACGGTGGTATCCATATTTCCATCCCCAATGCACTATGCCGGACCGACTGAGGTACAATGGCATGCAAAGGCTAGGATCAATGCAGGAGCTAACTTCTACATTGTTGGTCGGGACCCTGCAGGCATGAGCCACCCAGTTGAGAAAAGAGACCTGTATGATGCTGACCATGGGAAGAAAGTACTGAGCATGGCACCCGGACTAGAGCGTCTAAACATTCTTCCTTTCAGG GTTGCTGCATATGACAAGACTCAGGGCCGAATGGCATTCTTTGACCCTTCAAGGCCTCAAGACTTCCTCTTCATATCAGGCACCAAG ATGCGCACATTGGCGAGGAACAAGGAAAGTCCTCCTGATGGATTTATGTGCCCCGGTGGCTGGAAGGTGCTAGTTGACTATTACGACAGCTTAgtactctccggcaacggcacaaTGCCGGAAGCTGTTCCAGCTTAG
- the LOC107617874 gene encoding uncharacterized protein LOC107617874 has translation MNEIGRKRHVREPPCVPFLWEVRPGIAKKDWKPELCSCSSQFPCPEPPLKLIASVPFLWEEKPGTPLPNFSLFSSSLDNIVSNDESSEAITGMELETFRFDIDESMEEKSLVEPEVETTLWATCSETESCTSSYETGRSSPTGATFLECLFPLYPPKSGFLERDENFLFSTQPAEVKAEEDVDDGECTNGSEMMMRKVPTLGELIMMSRRRSCRRKALHMNWDHNPPKEMRRKEDFRCFNFVRGNIVEGLFKRSYLPRMKLVKARQGTMIIEPKLTI, from the exons ATGAATGAAATAGGGAGGAAGAGACATGTTAGAGAGCCACCTTGTGTTCCATTTCTATGGGAAGTAAGGCCAGGCATTGCTAAGAAAGATTGGAAGCCAGAGTTGTGTTCATGTAGCAGCCAGTTTCCTTGTCCTGAACCTCCACTCAAACTAATAGCCTCAGTTCCCTTTCTTTGGGAAGAAAAACCTGGAACACCACTACCTAATTTCTCACTTTTTTCTTCTTCACTGGATAACATTGTTTCCAATGATGAGAGTAGTGAAGCTATTACTGGCATGGAGCTTGAAACATTTAGGTTTGACATTGATGAGTCAATGGAGGAAAAGTCATTGGTTGAACCTGAAGTTGAAACCACATTGTGGGCAACTTGCtcagagacagagagttgcacaaGCAGCTATGAAACAGGAAGGTCAAGTCCAACTGGTGCCACTTTCTTAGAATGCCTATTTCCATTGTATCCACCAAAATCAGGCTTTCTTGAAAGGGATGAGAACTTTCTGTTTTCAACTCAACCAGCAGAAGTAAAGGCAGAAGAAGATGTTGATGATGGAGAGTGTACTAATGGCAGtgagatgatgatgaggaaggtgCCAACACTTGGAGAACTAATCAtgatgagtagaagaagaagctgcAGAAGGAAAGCACTTCACATGAACTGGGATCATAATCCACCTAAG GAAATGAGAAGAAAGGAAGATTTTAGATGCTTCAACTTTGTACGTGGCAACATAGTTGAGGGACTATTCAAGAGAAGCTACTTGCCGAGAATGAAACTAGTCAAGGCAAGGCAGGGGACGATGATAATAGAGCCAAAGCTCACAATATAA
- the LOC107618975 gene encoding LRR receptor-like serine/threonine-protein kinase ERL1 isoform X1 — protein MEDDELLLLFHGSRRQRKRPVLFPPLLMVMLPFLFFPFVHPLTEEGQALMSIKASFNNMADVLHDWDDVHNEDFCSWRGIFCDNSSFTVISLNLSSLLLGGEISPAIGDLRNLQSLDLQGNKLSGQIPDEIGNCADLTHLDLSDNQLYGDIPFSISKLKQLEFLNLKRNQLTGPIPTTLSQIPNLKTLDLAQNKLIGEIPRLLYWNEVLQYLGLRGNMLTGTLSPDICQLTGLWYFDVRGNNLTGTIPDSIGNCTSFEILDISYNQISGEIPYNIGFLQVATLSLQGNRLTGKIPEVIGLMQALAILDLSENELVGPIPPILGNLSFTGKLYLHGNKLTGPIPAELGNMSKLSYLQLNDNQLVGRIPNEIGKLEHLFELNLANNHLVGSIPHNISSCTALNQFNVHGNQLSGSIPLSFRSLESLTYLNLSANNFKGSIPTELGHIINLDTLDLSSNYFSGHVPASVGYLEHLLTLNLSHNQLYGPLPGEFGNLRSIQIIDMSSNNLSGSIPPEFGQLQNLMSLILNNNNLHGKIPDQLSNCFSLTSLNLSYNNFSGVIPAMKNFSRFSAESFLGNPLLCGDWLGSICRPHIPKSRVFVSRIAVICLALGLITLLAMVTVAIRKSSQSKQLVKGSGRIGQGMVNFINDMLVTLLSLILTCLFFQYYLSGPPKLVILHMDMAIHTLDDIMRSTENLSEKYAIGYGASSTVYKCALKNSRSIAVKRLYNQHPHNLQEFETELETIGSIRHRNLVTLHGYALTPYGNLLFYDYMANGSLWDLLHGPLKVKLDWETRLRIAVGAAEGLAYLHHDCNPRIVHRDIKSSNILLDENFEAHLSDFGTAKSISSARTHTSTYVLGTIGYIDPEYARTSRLNEKSDVYSFGIVLLELLTGKKAVDNESNLHQLILSKADNNTVMEAVDPEVSITCIDLAHVKKTFQLALLCTKRNPSERPTMHEVARVLVSLLPAPPSKMRSGPAKNADYAQFLIGKGQQQSKVEGLQLQQDNNSSNAQWFVRFGDTISKNTL, from the exons ATGGAGGATGATGAGCTGCTGCTGTTGTTCCATGGTAGCCGCCGGCAGAGGAAAAGGCCGGTGCTGTTTCCTCCTCTGTTAATGGTGATGCTGCCGTTCCTCTTTTTTCCGTTTGTTCATCCACTCACTGAAGAAG GACAAGCATTGATGTCAATCAAGGCTTCCTTCAACAATATGGCAGATGTTCTGCATGATTGGGACGATGTCCACAACGAAGACTTCTGCTCATGGCGTGGCATCTTCTGTGACAATTCTAGCTTCACCGTGATTTCTCT GAACTTGTCGAGCTTGTTACTGGGCGGGGAAATATCACCAGCCATTGGTGATTTAAGAAACTTGCAATCCCT AGACCTGCAGGGGAACAAATTATCCGGTCAAATACCAGATGAAATTGGGAACTGTGCTGATCTTACCCATCT GGATTTGTCTGACAATCAGCTATATGGTGATATACCTTTCTCCATATCAAAGCTGAAGCAGCTtgagttttt GAATTTGAAGAGGAATCAGTTGACTGGTCCCATCCCCACAACTTTATCCCAAATCCCAAACCTGAAAACCCT CGATCTTGCACAAAACAAGCTCATTGGAGAGATACCTAGACTACTCTATTGGAATGAAGTCTTGCAGTACCT TGGATTGCGAGGGAACATGTTGACTGGAACTTTGTCCCCTGATATCTGTCAATTAACTGGTCTGTGGTACTT TGATGTAAGAGGCAATAACTTGACTGGAACTATACCTGACAGCATTGGGAACTGTACAAGTTTTGAAATCTT GGACATCTCATATAATCAGATTTCTGGAGAGATTCCCTATAATATTGGATTTCTTCAAGTGGCTACATT GTCACTTCAAGGAAATAGACTAACTGGGAAGATTCCAGAAGTAATTGGTTTAATGCAAGCCCTAGCAATTCT GGATTTGAGTGAGAATGAATTAGTAGGCCCTATCCCTCCAATACTAGGCAATTTGTCCTTCACTGGCAAGCT GTATCTTCATGGAAACAAGCTTACTGGTCCAATACCTGCAGAACTTGGCAACATGTCGAAATTGAGCTACTT GCAATTAAATGACAATCAACTGGTGGGTAGAATTCCTAATGAGATTGGAAAACTTGAACACCTTTTTGAATT GAATCTTGCCAACAACCATCTTGTAGGGTCTATTCCGCATAATATAAGCTCTTGTACTGCATTGAATCAGTT TAATGTTCATGGAAATCAGTTAAGCGGCTCCATCCCACTTAGCTTCCGCAGCCTTGAGAGTTTGACCTACCT CAATCTCTCTGCTAACAATTTCAAAGGGAGCATTCCTACCGAGCTGGGACACATCATAAATCTTGATACCCT GGATCTGTCTAGCAATTATTTTTCTGGGCATGTACCAGCATCTGTGGGTTATCTGGAGCACCTTTTGACACT GAACCTGAGTCATAATCAACTTTATGGACCCTTGCCTGGCGAATTTGGCAATCTAAGAAGCATACAAATCAT TGATATGTCCTCCAACAATTTGTCGGGTAGCATTCCCCCAGAGTTTGGCCAACTGCAGAACCTTATGTCTCT GATTTTGAATAACAACAACTTGCATGGGAAGATTCCTGATCAGCTTAGTAATTGTTTCAGTCTTACCTCTTT GAACTTATCTTATAATAACTTTTCTGGAGTTATTCCTGCCATGAAGAACTTTTCACGGTTTTCAGCTGAAAG CTTCCTTGGAAATCCTTTATTATGTGGGGATTGGCTAGGATCAATATGTCGTCCTCATATTCCAAAATCCAGAG TGTTTGTATCAAGAATTGCAGTTATATGTCTTGCTCTGGGTTTAATCACATTGTTGGCCATGGTAACTGTTGCTATCCGTAAATCAAGCCAATCGAAGCAATTGGTGAAAGGTTCCGGCAGAATTGGTCAAGGTATGGTGAACTTCATAAATGACATGTTAGTAACTTTGTTGTCCTTAATTCTTACTTGTTTGTTTTTCCAATATTACTTATCAGGGCCACCGAAACTTGTTATTCTTCATATGGATATGGCTATCCACACCTTAGATGATATAATGAGAAGTACGGAGAATCTCAGTGAGAAATATGCTATAGGGTACGGTGCTTCTAGTACTGTATACAAGTGTGCTTTGAAGAATTCCCGATCAATCGCAGTTAAGCGATTGTACAACCAGCATCCACATAACCTGCAGGAGTTTGAGACCGAACTTGAAACAATTGGCAGCATTAGGCACAGGAATCTTGTCACGTTGCATGGTTATGCACTAACTCCCTATGGGAATCTCCTGTTCTATGATTATATGGCCAATGGCTCTTTGTGGGATCTTCTTCATG GTCCACTGAAGGTGAAACTTGATTGGGAGACACGCTTGAGAATTGCAGTTGGAGCTGCCGAAGGCCTTGCGTATCTCCATCATGACTGCAACCCTCGAATTGTTCACAGGGACATTAAGTCTTCGAACATCCTACTTGATGAGAACTTTGAGGCACACCTTTCTGACTTCGGAACTGCCAAATCCATCTCAAGTGCAAGAACACACACCTCAACTTATGTTCTTGGAACAATAGGCTATATTGACCCTGAATATGCCCGAACATCAAGGCTTAATGAAAAATCAGATGTTTATAGCTTTGGCATTGTTCTACTTGAGTTGCTTACTGGAAAGAAAGCAGTGGATAACGAGTCTAACTTGCATCAACTG ATATTGTCCAAGGCAGATAACAACACTGTAATGGAGGCTGTCGATCCTGAGGTTTCCATTACCTGCATTGACTTGGCTCATGTCAAGAAGACCTTTCAGCTTGCACTGCTTTGCACGAAACGAAACCCTTCCGAAAGGCCTACTATGCACGAAGTTGCCAGGGTTCTGGTCTCACTACTCCCAGCCCCTCCAAGCAAGATGCGCTCCGGCCCTGCCAAGAATGCGGACTATGCACAGTTCTTGATTGGGAAGGGACAACAGCAATCAAAAGTGGAAGGGCTTCAACTGCAGCAGGATAACAATTCATCGAATGCTCAATGGTTTGTGCGCTTTGGGGATACAATTTCCAAGAACACTCTCTAG
- the LOC107618975 gene encoding LRR receptor-like serine/threonine-protein kinase ERL1 isoform X2, with protein MEDDELLLLFHGSRRQRKRPVLFPPLLMVMLPFLFFPFVHPLTEEGQALMSIKASFNNMADVLHDWDDVHNEDFCSWRGIFCDNSSFTVISLNLSSLLLGGEISPAIGDLRNLQSLDLQGNKLSGQIPDEIGNCADLTHLDLSDNQLYGDIPFSISKLKQLEFLNLKRNQLTGPIPTTLSQIPNLKTLDLAQNKLIGEIPRLLYWNEVLQYLGLRGNMLTGTLSPDICQLTGLWYFDVRGNNLTGTIPDSIGNCTSFEILDISYNQISGEIPYNIGFLQVATLSLQGNRLTGKIPEVIGLMQALAILDLSENELVGPIPPILGNLSFTGKLYLHGNKLTGPIPAELGNMSKLSYLQLNDNQLVGRIPNEIGKLEHLFELNLANNHLVGSIPHNISSCTALNQFNVHGNQLSGSIPLSFRSLESLTYLNLSANNFKGSIPTELGHIINLDTLDLSSNYFSGHVPASVGYLEHLLTLNLSHNQLYGPLPGEFGNLRSIQIIDMSSNNLSGSIPPEFGQLQNLMSLILNNNNLHGKIPDQLSNCFSLTSLNLSYNNFSGVIPAMKNFSRFSAESFLGNPLLCGDWLGSICRPHIPKSRVFVSRIAVICLALGLITLLAMVTVAIRKSSQSKQLVKGSGRIGQGPPKLVILHMDMAIHTLDDIMRSTENLSEKYAIGYGASSTVYKCALKNSRSIAVKRLYNQHPHNLQEFETELETIGSIRHRNLVTLHGYALTPYGNLLFYDYMANGSLWDLLHGPLKVKLDWETRLRIAVGAAEGLAYLHHDCNPRIVHRDIKSSNILLDENFEAHLSDFGTAKSISSARTHTSTYVLGTIGYIDPEYARTSRLNEKSDVYSFGIVLLELLTGKKAVDNESNLHQLILSKADNNTVMEAVDPEVSITCIDLAHVKKTFQLALLCTKRNPSERPTMHEVARVLVSLLPAPPSKMRSGPAKNADYAQFLIGKGQQQSKVEGLQLQQDNNSSNAQWFVRFGDTISKNTL; from the exons ATGGAGGATGATGAGCTGCTGCTGTTGTTCCATGGTAGCCGCCGGCAGAGGAAAAGGCCGGTGCTGTTTCCTCCTCTGTTAATGGTGATGCTGCCGTTCCTCTTTTTTCCGTTTGTTCATCCACTCACTGAAGAAG GACAAGCATTGATGTCAATCAAGGCTTCCTTCAACAATATGGCAGATGTTCTGCATGATTGGGACGATGTCCACAACGAAGACTTCTGCTCATGGCGTGGCATCTTCTGTGACAATTCTAGCTTCACCGTGATTTCTCT GAACTTGTCGAGCTTGTTACTGGGCGGGGAAATATCACCAGCCATTGGTGATTTAAGAAACTTGCAATCCCT AGACCTGCAGGGGAACAAATTATCCGGTCAAATACCAGATGAAATTGGGAACTGTGCTGATCTTACCCATCT GGATTTGTCTGACAATCAGCTATATGGTGATATACCTTTCTCCATATCAAAGCTGAAGCAGCTtgagttttt GAATTTGAAGAGGAATCAGTTGACTGGTCCCATCCCCACAACTTTATCCCAAATCCCAAACCTGAAAACCCT CGATCTTGCACAAAACAAGCTCATTGGAGAGATACCTAGACTACTCTATTGGAATGAAGTCTTGCAGTACCT TGGATTGCGAGGGAACATGTTGACTGGAACTTTGTCCCCTGATATCTGTCAATTAACTGGTCTGTGGTACTT TGATGTAAGAGGCAATAACTTGACTGGAACTATACCTGACAGCATTGGGAACTGTACAAGTTTTGAAATCTT GGACATCTCATATAATCAGATTTCTGGAGAGATTCCCTATAATATTGGATTTCTTCAAGTGGCTACATT GTCACTTCAAGGAAATAGACTAACTGGGAAGATTCCAGAAGTAATTGGTTTAATGCAAGCCCTAGCAATTCT GGATTTGAGTGAGAATGAATTAGTAGGCCCTATCCCTCCAATACTAGGCAATTTGTCCTTCACTGGCAAGCT GTATCTTCATGGAAACAAGCTTACTGGTCCAATACCTGCAGAACTTGGCAACATGTCGAAATTGAGCTACTT GCAATTAAATGACAATCAACTGGTGGGTAGAATTCCTAATGAGATTGGAAAACTTGAACACCTTTTTGAATT GAATCTTGCCAACAACCATCTTGTAGGGTCTATTCCGCATAATATAAGCTCTTGTACTGCATTGAATCAGTT TAATGTTCATGGAAATCAGTTAAGCGGCTCCATCCCACTTAGCTTCCGCAGCCTTGAGAGTTTGACCTACCT CAATCTCTCTGCTAACAATTTCAAAGGGAGCATTCCTACCGAGCTGGGACACATCATAAATCTTGATACCCT GGATCTGTCTAGCAATTATTTTTCTGGGCATGTACCAGCATCTGTGGGTTATCTGGAGCACCTTTTGACACT GAACCTGAGTCATAATCAACTTTATGGACCCTTGCCTGGCGAATTTGGCAATCTAAGAAGCATACAAATCAT TGATATGTCCTCCAACAATTTGTCGGGTAGCATTCCCCCAGAGTTTGGCCAACTGCAGAACCTTATGTCTCT GATTTTGAATAACAACAACTTGCATGGGAAGATTCCTGATCAGCTTAGTAATTGTTTCAGTCTTACCTCTTT GAACTTATCTTATAATAACTTTTCTGGAGTTATTCCTGCCATGAAGAACTTTTCACGGTTTTCAGCTGAAAG CTTCCTTGGAAATCCTTTATTATGTGGGGATTGGCTAGGATCAATATGTCGTCCTCATATTCCAAAATCCAGAG TGTTTGTATCAAGAATTGCAGTTATATGTCTTGCTCTGGGTTTAATCACATTGTTGGCCATGGTAACTGTTGCTATCCGTAAATCAAGCCAATCGAAGCAATTGGTGAAAGGTTCCGGCAGAATTGGTCAAG GGCCACCGAAACTTGTTATTCTTCATATGGATATGGCTATCCACACCTTAGATGATATAATGAGAAGTACGGAGAATCTCAGTGAGAAATATGCTATAGGGTACGGTGCTTCTAGTACTGTATACAAGTGTGCTTTGAAGAATTCCCGATCAATCGCAGTTAAGCGATTGTACAACCAGCATCCACATAACCTGCAGGAGTTTGAGACCGAACTTGAAACAATTGGCAGCATTAGGCACAGGAATCTTGTCACGTTGCATGGTTATGCACTAACTCCCTATGGGAATCTCCTGTTCTATGATTATATGGCCAATGGCTCTTTGTGGGATCTTCTTCATG GTCCACTGAAGGTGAAACTTGATTGGGAGACACGCTTGAGAATTGCAGTTGGAGCTGCCGAAGGCCTTGCGTATCTCCATCATGACTGCAACCCTCGAATTGTTCACAGGGACATTAAGTCTTCGAACATCCTACTTGATGAGAACTTTGAGGCACACCTTTCTGACTTCGGAACTGCCAAATCCATCTCAAGTGCAAGAACACACACCTCAACTTATGTTCTTGGAACAATAGGCTATATTGACCCTGAATATGCCCGAACATCAAGGCTTAATGAAAAATCAGATGTTTATAGCTTTGGCATTGTTCTACTTGAGTTGCTTACTGGAAAGAAAGCAGTGGATAACGAGTCTAACTTGCATCAACTG ATATTGTCCAAGGCAGATAACAACACTGTAATGGAGGCTGTCGATCCTGAGGTTTCCATTACCTGCATTGACTTGGCTCATGTCAAGAAGACCTTTCAGCTTGCACTGCTTTGCACGAAACGAAACCCTTCCGAAAGGCCTACTATGCACGAAGTTGCCAGGGTTCTGGTCTCACTACTCCCAGCCCCTCCAAGCAAGATGCGCTCCGGCCCTGCCAAGAATGCGGACTATGCACAGTTCTTGATTGGGAAGGGACAACAGCAATCAAAAGTGGAAGGGCTTCAACTGCAGCAGGATAACAATTCATCGAATGCTCAATGGTTTGTGCGCTTTGGGGATACAATTTCCAAGAACACTCTCTAG